From a single Saimiri boliviensis isolate mSaiBol1 chromosome 7, mSaiBol1.pri, whole genome shotgun sequence genomic region:
- the USP5 gene encoding ubiquitin carboxyl-terminal hydrolase 5 isoform X2 yields the protein MAELSEEALLSVLPTIRVPKAGDRVHKDECAFSFDTPESEGGLYICMNTFLGFGKQYVERHFNKTGQRVYLHLRRTRRPKEEDPTTGTGDPPRKKPTRLAIGVEGGFDLNEEKFELDEDVKIVILPDYLEIARDGLGGLPDIVRDRVSSAVEALLSADSASRKQEVQAWDGEVRQVSKHAFNLKQLDNPARIPPCGWKCSKCDMRENLWLNLTDGSILCGRRYFDGSGGNNHAVEHYRETGYPLAVKLGTITPDGADVYSYDEDDMVLDPSLAEHLSHFGIDMLKMQKTDKTMTELEIDMNQRIGEWELIQESGVPLKPLFGPGYTGIRNLGNSCYLNSVVQVLFSIPDFQRKYVDKLEKIFQNAPTDPTQDFSTQVAKLGHGLLSGEYSKPVPESGDGERVPEQKEVQDGIAPRMFKALIGKGHPEFSTNRQQDAQEFFLHLINMVERNCRSSENPNEVFRFLVEEKIKCLATEKVKYTQRVDYIMQLPVPMDAALNKEELLEYEEKKRQAEEEKMPLPELVRAQVPFSSCLEAYGAPEQVDDFWSTALQAKSVAVKTTRFASFPDYLVIQIKKFTFGLDWVPKKLDVSIEMPEELDISQLRGTGLQPGEEELPDIAPPLVTPDEPKAPMLDESVIIQLVEMGFPMDACRKAVYYTGNSGAEAAMNWVMSHMDDPDFANPLILPGSSGPGSTSAAADPPPEDCVTTIVSMGFSRDQALKALRATNNSLERAVDWIFSHIDDLDAEAAMDISEGRSAADSISESVPVGPKVRDGPGKYQLFAFISHMGTSTMCGHYVCHIKKEGRWVIYNDQKVCASEKPPKDLGYIYFYQRVAS from the exons GAGTCTGAGGGGGGCCTCTACATCTGCATGAACACATTTCTGGGCTTCGGGAAACAGTATGTGGAGAGACATTTCAATAAGACCGGCCAGCGCGTCTACTTGCACCTCCGGCGGACCCGGCGCCCG AAAGAGGAGGACCCTACCACAGGCACTGGAGACCCGCCCCGGAAGAAGCCCACGCGACTGGCCATTG GTGTTGAAGGCGGGTTTGACCTTAACGAGGAGAAGTTTGAATTAGATGAGGATGTGAAGATCGTCATTTTGCCAGATTACCTGGAGATTGCCCGGGATGGACTGGGGGGCCTGCCTGACATTGTCAGAGATCGG GTGAGCAGTGCCGTGGAGGCCCTACTGTCGGCCGACTCCGCCTCCCGCAAGCAGGAGGTGCAGGCCTGGGACGGGGAAGTACGGCAGGTGTCTAAGCATGCCTTCAACCTCAAGCAGTTGGACAACCCTGCTCGAATCCCTCCCTG TGGCTGGAAGTGCTCCAAGTGTGACATGAGAGAGAACCTGTGGCTCAACCTGACAGACGGCTCCATCCTCTGTGGACGACGCTACTTTGACGGCAGTGGGGGCAACAACCATGCTGTGGAGCACTACCGGGAGACCGGCTACCCGCTGGCTGTCAAGCTGGGCACCATCACCCCCGATGGAGCCG ACGTGTACTCGTACGATGAAGATGACATGGTcctggaccccagcctggccgAGCACCTGTCCCACTTTGGCATCGACATGCTGAAGATGCAGAAG ACAGACAAGACGATGACTGAGTTGGAGATAGACATGAACCAGCGGATTGGTGAATGGGAGCTGATCCAGGAGTCGGGTGTGCCACTCAAGCCCCTGTTTGGGCCTGGCTACACAGGCATCCGGAACCTGGGTAACAGCTGCTACCTCAACTCTGTGGTCCAGGTGCTCTTCAGCATCCCTGACTTCCAGAGGAA GTATGTGGATAAGCTGGAGAAGATCTTCCAGAATGCCCCGACGGACCCTACCCAGGACTTCAGCACCCAGGT GGCCAAGCTGGGCCATGGCCTTCTCTCCGGGGAGTATTCCAAGCCAGTACCGGAGTCGGGCGACGGGGAGCGGGTGCCAGAACAGAAG GAAGTTCAAGATGGCATTGCCCCTCGGATGTTCAAGGCCCTCATTGGCAAGGGCCACCCTGAATTCTCCACCAACCGGCAGCAGGATGCCCAGGAGTTCTTCCTTCACCTTATCAACATGGTGGAG AGGAATTGCCGGAGCTCTGAAAATCCAAATGAAGTGTTCCGCTTCTTGGTGGAGGAAAAGATCAAGTGCCTGGCCACCGAGAAGGTGAAGTACACCCAGCGGGTCGACTACATCATGCAGCTGCCTGTGCCCATGGATGCCGCCCTTAACAAAG AGGAGCTTCTGGAATACGAGGAGAAGAAGCGGCAAGCCGAAGAGGAGAAGATGCCACTGCCAGAACTGGTTCGGGCGCAGGTGCCATTCAGCTCCTGCCTGGAGGCCTATGGGGCCCCTGAGCAGGTGGATGACTTCTGGAGCACGGCCCTGCAGGCCAAGTCAGTAGCTGTCAA GACCACACGATTTGCCTCATTCCCTGACTACCTGGTCATCCAGATCAAGAAGTTCACCTTCGGCTTAGACTGGGTACCCAAGAAACTGG ATGTGTCCATTGAGATGCCAGAGGAGCTCGACATCTCCCAGTTGAGGGGCACAGGGCTGCAGCCCGGGGAGGAGGAGCTGCCAGACATTGCCCCACCCCTGGTCACTCCGGATGAGCCCAAAG CGCCCATGCTGGATGAATCAGTCATCATCCAGCTGGTGGAGATGGGCTTCCCTATGGACGCCTGCCGCAAAGCTGTCTACTACACGGGGAACAGCGGGGCCGAGGCCGCCATGAACTGGGTCATGTCGCACATGGATGATCCAG ATTTTGCAAACCCCCTCATCCTGCCTGGCTCTAGCGGGCCGGGCTCCACAAGTGCAGCGGCCGACCCCCCTCCCGAGGACTGTGTGACCACCATCGTCTCCATGGGCTTCTCCCGGGACCAGGCCCTGAAAGCGCTGCGGGCCACG AACAATAGTTTAGAACGGGCTGTGGACTGGATCTTCAGTCACATCGATGACCTGGACGCTGAAGCTGCCATGGACATCTCAGAGGGCCGCTCAGCTGCCGACTCCATCTCCGAGTCTGTGCCAGTGGGACCTAAAGTCCGGGACGGTCCTGGAA AGTATCAGCTCTTTGCCTTCATTAGTCACATGGGCACCTCCACCATGTGTGGTCACTACGTCTGCCACATCAAGAAGGAAGGCAG ATGGGTCATCTACAATGACCAGAAAGTGTGTGCCTCTGAGAAGCCGCCCAAGGACCTGGGCTACATCTACTTCTACCAGAGAGTGGCCAGCTAA
- the USP5 gene encoding ubiquitin carboxyl-terminal hydrolase 5 isoform X1, producing the protein MAELSEEALLSVLPTIRVPKAGDRVHKDECAFSFDTPESEGGLYICMNTFLGFGKQYVERHFNKTGQRVYLHLRRTRRPKEEDPTTGTGDPPRKKPTRLAIGVEGGFDLNEEKFELDEDVKIVILPDYLEIARDGLGGLPDIVRDRVSSAVEALLSADSASRKQEVQAWDGEVRQVSKHAFNLKQLDNPARIPPCGWKCSKCDMRENLWLNLTDGSILCGRRYFDGSGGNNHAVEHYRETGYPLAVKLGTITPDGADVYSYDEDDMVLDPSLAEHLSHFGIDMLKMQKTDKTMTELEIDMNQRIGEWELIQESGVPLKPLFGPGYTGIRNLGNSCYLNSVVQVLFSIPDFQRKYVDKLEKIFQNAPTDPTQDFSTQVAKLGHGLLSGEYSKPVPESGDGERVPEQKEVQDGIAPRMFKALIGKGHPEFSTNRQQDAQEFFLHLINMVERNCRSSENPNEVFRFLVEEKIKCLATEKVKYTQRVDYIMQLPVPMDAALNKEELLEYEEKKRQAEEEKMPLPELVRAQVPFSSCLEAYGAPEQVDDFWSTALQAKSVAVKTTRFASFPDYLVIQIKKFTFGLDWVPKKLDVSIEMPEELDISQLRGTGLQPGEEELPDIAPPLVTPDEPKGSLGFYGNEDEDSFCSPHFSSPTSPMLDESVIIQLVEMGFPMDACRKAVYYTGNSGAEAAMNWVMSHMDDPDFANPLILPGSSGPGSTSAAADPPPEDCVTTIVSMGFSRDQALKALRATNNSLERAVDWIFSHIDDLDAEAAMDISEGRSAADSISESVPVGPKVRDGPGKYQLFAFISHMGTSTMCGHYVCHIKKEGRWVIYNDQKVCASEKPPKDLGYIYFYQRVAS; encoded by the exons GAGTCTGAGGGGGGCCTCTACATCTGCATGAACACATTTCTGGGCTTCGGGAAACAGTATGTGGAGAGACATTTCAATAAGACCGGCCAGCGCGTCTACTTGCACCTCCGGCGGACCCGGCGCCCG AAAGAGGAGGACCCTACCACAGGCACTGGAGACCCGCCCCGGAAGAAGCCCACGCGACTGGCCATTG GTGTTGAAGGCGGGTTTGACCTTAACGAGGAGAAGTTTGAATTAGATGAGGATGTGAAGATCGTCATTTTGCCAGATTACCTGGAGATTGCCCGGGATGGACTGGGGGGCCTGCCTGACATTGTCAGAGATCGG GTGAGCAGTGCCGTGGAGGCCCTACTGTCGGCCGACTCCGCCTCCCGCAAGCAGGAGGTGCAGGCCTGGGACGGGGAAGTACGGCAGGTGTCTAAGCATGCCTTCAACCTCAAGCAGTTGGACAACCCTGCTCGAATCCCTCCCTG TGGCTGGAAGTGCTCCAAGTGTGACATGAGAGAGAACCTGTGGCTCAACCTGACAGACGGCTCCATCCTCTGTGGACGACGCTACTTTGACGGCAGTGGGGGCAACAACCATGCTGTGGAGCACTACCGGGAGACCGGCTACCCGCTGGCTGTCAAGCTGGGCACCATCACCCCCGATGGAGCCG ACGTGTACTCGTACGATGAAGATGACATGGTcctggaccccagcctggccgAGCACCTGTCCCACTTTGGCATCGACATGCTGAAGATGCAGAAG ACAGACAAGACGATGACTGAGTTGGAGATAGACATGAACCAGCGGATTGGTGAATGGGAGCTGATCCAGGAGTCGGGTGTGCCACTCAAGCCCCTGTTTGGGCCTGGCTACACAGGCATCCGGAACCTGGGTAACAGCTGCTACCTCAACTCTGTGGTCCAGGTGCTCTTCAGCATCCCTGACTTCCAGAGGAA GTATGTGGATAAGCTGGAGAAGATCTTCCAGAATGCCCCGACGGACCCTACCCAGGACTTCAGCACCCAGGT GGCCAAGCTGGGCCATGGCCTTCTCTCCGGGGAGTATTCCAAGCCAGTACCGGAGTCGGGCGACGGGGAGCGGGTGCCAGAACAGAAG GAAGTTCAAGATGGCATTGCCCCTCGGATGTTCAAGGCCCTCATTGGCAAGGGCCACCCTGAATTCTCCACCAACCGGCAGCAGGATGCCCAGGAGTTCTTCCTTCACCTTATCAACATGGTGGAG AGGAATTGCCGGAGCTCTGAAAATCCAAATGAAGTGTTCCGCTTCTTGGTGGAGGAAAAGATCAAGTGCCTGGCCACCGAGAAGGTGAAGTACACCCAGCGGGTCGACTACATCATGCAGCTGCCTGTGCCCATGGATGCCGCCCTTAACAAAG AGGAGCTTCTGGAATACGAGGAGAAGAAGCGGCAAGCCGAAGAGGAGAAGATGCCACTGCCAGAACTGGTTCGGGCGCAGGTGCCATTCAGCTCCTGCCTGGAGGCCTATGGGGCCCCTGAGCAGGTGGATGACTTCTGGAGCACGGCCCTGCAGGCCAAGTCAGTAGCTGTCAA GACCACACGATTTGCCTCATTCCCTGACTACCTGGTCATCCAGATCAAGAAGTTCACCTTCGGCTTAGACTGGGTACCCAAGAAACTGG ATGTGTCCATTGAGATGCCAGAGGAGCTCGACATCTCCCAGTTGAGGGGCACAGGGCTGCAGCCCGGGGAGGAGGAGCTGCCAGACATTGCCCCACCCCTGGTCACTCCGGATGAGCCCAAAGGTAGCCTTGGTTTCTATGGCAACGAAGACGAAGACTCCTTCTGCTCCCCTCACTTCTCCTCTCCGACAT CGCCCATGCTGGATGAATCAGTCATCATCCAGCTGGTGGAGATGGGCTTCCCTATGGACGCCTGCCGCAAAGCTGTCTACTACACGGGGAACAGCGGGGCCGAGGCCGCCATGAACTGGGTCATGTCGCACATGGATGATCCAG ATTTTGCAAACCCCCTCATCCTGCCTGGCTCTAGCGGGCCGGGCTCCACAAGTGCAGCGGCCGACCCCCCTCCCGAGGACTGTGTGACCACCATCGTCTCCATGGGCTTCTCCCGGGACCAGGCCCTGAAAGCGCTGCGGGCCACG AACAATAGTTTAGAACGGGCTGTGGACTGGATCTTCAGTCACATCGATGACCTGGACGCTGAAGCTGCCATGGACATCTCAGAGGGCCGCTCAGCTGCCGACTCCATCTCCGAGTCTGTGCCAGTGGGACCTAAAGTCCGGGACGGTCCTGGAA AGTATCAGCTCTTTGCCTTCATTAGTCACATGGGCACCTCCACCATGTGTGGTCACTACGTCTGCCACATCAAGAAGGAAGGCAG ATGGGTCATCTACAATGACCAGAAAGTGTGTGCCTCTGAGAAGCCGCCCAAGGACCTGGGCTACATCTACTTCTACCAGAGAGTGGCCAGCTAA